TGGCCGTCGATGCCTCCGGGCATGTCTACGTGACCGATGCGCGGGCCCATCGCTTCGTCATCTTTGATCTGCAAGGCCGGCATCTGCTGACCATCGGCGGCAAGCACTCGGCCTCAGGCGGCGTGGCCCCCGGAGGTTTTCTGCTGCCCGGCGGCATCGACGCCGACGACCGGGACGGCATCTACGTGGTGGACGGGCTCAACCGCATGGTGCACCGCTTTCAGTATCTCAACGCGCAATGGCTCGCGGACCATCCCATCCGGCCCGGCGAAGCGGCCGTGCCGGCGCGTTAGCCGACAACAGGATCGAGCATGACCAGACGATTCGCCATCTCCATCGTATGCACGGCCCTGCTTGTGGGCCTGCTGCTCGTCGCCCTCCCGGCGCAGGCGCTGCGGATCGTCTATCCGGCCGACAAAACCTATGTGACCAAGTCCAATTACCTCATCCTCAAGACGGATGATCCGGCCATCACCGGCGTCACCGTGAACCTCAACGGCACCGAGAGCGATCTCATCGACATCAGCGACGAGGTGTACCGCAACGCCTTCGGCGACATCATCATCTTGATTCCGGCGTGGAATCCGGGGCGCAACCAGATCGTCGTCGCGGCCTTCAAGGAAGATCGGCGCGTGGCGCGCGAGGCGGCGACCATCGTCTATCTGCCCAGCCTCAACACCTATCCGCCCAAGGATTTCGCGGCGTTCGTCATGCACAGCGCGCAGGGCGAGGCGCTGTGCGCGCCCTGCCACCACATGAACCCGACGCCCGCGCAGCTGCGCGGCGACACGGCCGCGACCAACCCCTGCGGCGATTGCCACAAGGGCATGCTCGAGCGCAAGTACGTGCACGGCCCGGCGGGCGTGTGGGACTGCGTGAGCTGTCATGCGAGCGACAGCCGGCCCAATCGTTATCGGCTGACCGCGAGCGAGGCCGAACTGTGCAACGGCTGTCACACGGACAAGACCGAGGAGTTCAAGAACCGCAAATACGCCCACGGGCCGGTGGGGGTGGGGTTGTGCACCGTGTGTCACGATCCCCATGCGGCGGATGAGAAGAGTTTTCTGCGCGGCAAGCCCAACGAGGTGTGCCTGGCCTGTCATGAGGGGCTGGACAAGGGCTCGCACGTGGTGCGCGGCGTGGGCGGCAAGGGGCATCCCCTGACGGGGCCGCGCAATCCGCTCGATGAGCGTAAGGAATTTTCCTGTGTGAGTTGCCATGATCCCCATGGGGGGGAGGGGCAGTTTTTGTTTGTGCGCGAAGTAACGAGCAGTTTTGGCCTGTGTCAGTTGTGTCACAAAAAGTAATGAATCCTTTTTGGCCTTGGGAGATGAAAAAAATGTTTCGCAGTCTTTGCATGATGGTTGCTTTGGCCGCCCTTTTGGGTTGCGCGAAACCCGAGCCCATGCGGGTACTTTGGCCGCCGTTTCCTGATACGCCGCGCCTGGAATGGCTCGGAGCCTATTATTCCGAGGGTGACTTCCCAAAATCGGGGCGGGAAGCGCTGGTGCAGAACATGATGGGCAAGGCAGGTTTTGACTATTTCGGTCGCCCCTCCGGCATTGCAACCGATGGCAAGGGCCTGGTCTATGTCTCGGATATCGATCACCGGATCATCAAGGTGTTTGACCTGAAAAACCGCAGAATGGGGCGCTTCGCGGCAGGCCGCCGTTTTCAGAGTCCCTTGGGTTTGGCCGTGGACGGCAGCGGCAACCTTTATGTCGCCGAGGGGCAGGTGCGCAAGGTGCTGGTCTTTTCCGCCTCGGGAGATCCGCTGTTTTCCATCGGTGATGAAAAGCTCTTC
This is a stretch of genomic DNA from Geoalkalibacter sp.. It encodes these proteins:
- a CDS encoding cytochrome c3 family protein codes for the protein MTRRFAISIVCTALLVGLLLVALPAQALRIVYPADKTYVTKSNYLILKTDDPAITGVTVNLNGTESDLIDISDEVYRNAFGDIIILIPAWNPGRNQIVVAAFKEDRRVAREAATIVYLPSLNTYPPKDFAAFVMHSAQGEALCAPCHHMNPTPAQLRGDTAATNPCGDCHKGMLERKYVHGPAGVWDCVSCHASDSRPNRYRLTASEAELCNGCHTDKTEEFKNRKYAHGPVGVGLCTVCHDPHAADEKSFLRGKPNEVCLACHEGLDKGSHVVRGVGGKGHPLTGPRNPLDERKEFSCVSCHDPHGGEGQFLFVREVTSSFGLCQLCHKK